Proteins from a genomic interval of Paenibacillus sp. FSL R5-0623:
- a CDS encoding SDR family oxidoreductase: MKGKIALITGSAKGLGKMTALSLADQGCHIALNYVHSRTEAEALKAQIIAKGVRCIAIQADISKVEDISSLVEQVEGNLGSIDILVNNAGPFVRERRLFADYSEAEVQMLVQGNLLGPMLLDQRVLPEMRRKQWGRIIHFGFSHAGEARSWPHRAVYAAAKVGLVSFTKTLAVEEAPYGITVNMVCPGDIRGANKEKTIDEMAGITDEETPRGRPGSGEDIARVITYLCLDHSDFITGNIMDVSGGLDPIRPTIQREDT; this comes from the coding sequence GTGAAGGGAAAGATTGCCCTCATAACGGGAAGTGCCAAAGGTCTTGGTAAAATGACGGCCCTCAGTCTGGCAGATCAAGGGTGTCATATTGCCCTTAACTATGTACACAGCAGAACAGAAGCTGAGGCTTTAAAGGCTCAGATTATAGCCAAGGGTGTGCGGTGCATTGCCATCCAGGCTGATATATCCAAGGTGGAAGATATCTCTTCATTGGTTGAGCAGGTGGAAGGCAACCTGGGCAGCATTGATATTTTGGTGAATAACGCGGGTCCATTTGTCCGTGAACGACGATTATTTGCGGATTATTCTGAAGCTGAGGTCCAGATGCTTGTGCAGGGAAATCTGTTGGGACCGATGTTACTGGATCAGCGTGTATTGCCAGAGATGAGACGCAAGCAATGGGGACGCATTATCCATTTTGGCTTCAGTCATGCTGGAGAAGCGAGATCCTGGCCTCATCGCGCCGTATATGCGGCTGCCAAGGTGGGTCTGGTATCTTTTACAAAGACACTCGCGGTTGAAGAAGCCCCGTATGGAATTACAGTTAACATGGTATGTCCAGGTGACATTCGTGGTGCGAACAAAGAGAAAACGATTGATGAAATGGCAGGCATCACCGACGAGGAAACGCCAAGAGGGCGTCCAGGCAGCGGTGAAGATATTGCACGAGTGATTACGTATCTGTGCCTTGATCATTCCGATTTTATAACAGGCAACATTATGGATGTATCTGGAGGACTTGATCCGATTCGTCCAACCATACAGCGCGAGGATACTTAA
- a CDS encoding methionine ABC transporter permease, whose amino-acid sequence MDFSTVRWEEVGKASIETLQILGVSGLFTVIFGLPLGVLLFMTARSASIKSRTVYIILSLIVNILRSVPFIILIVALIPFTRSLVGTATGVLGVIPPLVISAAPYFARLVETTLREVDRGVIEAAQSMGASTGQIVRRVLLPEALPGLVAGITITIVTLVSYTAMAGMVGGGGLGTLAINYGYYRYQNEIMIISVVSMIILVQILQMAGDRLVTFFTRK is encoded by the coding sequence ATGGATTTTTCAACCGTTCGCTGGGAAGAGGTTGGTAAAGCTTCCATAGAGACACTGCAAATTTTGGGTGTATCAGGCTTGTTTACTGTTATCTTTGGTTTACCGCTCGGAGTACTGCTGTTCATGACAGCCCGATCTGCTTCGATCAAGTCACGGACGGTGTACATTATATTGTCCTTGATTGTGAATATTTTGCGCTCAGTCCCATTTATCATATTAATTGTTGCTCTTATTCCATTCACTCGTTCACTCGTCGGTACTGCTACAGGTGTGTTAGGGGTTATACCGCCATTAGTTATTTCAGCAGCTCCTTACTTTGCTCGATTGGTGGAGACGACGTTACGAGAAGTTGATCGGGGTGTCATTGAAGCGGCACAGTCGATGGGTGCATCGACCGGACAGATTGTAAGACGGGTATTACTGCCTGAAGCATTACCTGGTTTGGTTGCTGGGATTACCATTACCATTGTTACGCTTGTCTCTTACACAGCGATGGCGGGCATGGTTGGTGGTGGAGGACTGGGAACGCTGGCAATCAACTATGGGTATTATCGTTATCAAAATGAAATCATGATTATATCCGTAGTATCGATGATCATTCTTGTGCAAATTCTCCAGATGGCTGGAGATCGCTTGGTTACATTTTTCACCAGGAAATAA
- a CDS encoding YuzB family protein — protein MRPIIEFCANNMHFGTDEVMDQLEENPDYDVIEYGCLTNCGQCSMTPFALVNGEVVITDKVEDLYNAILAKIAEADVWDELDLD, from the coding sequence ATGAGACCGATTATTGAATTTTGTGCCAATAATATGCATTTTGGCACAGATGAAGTCATGGATCAACTGGAAGAAAATCCAGACTATGATGTGATTGAATACGGCTGCCTCACCAATTGCGGCCAATGTTCCATGACTCCTTTTGCACTGGTGAATGGTGAAGTTGTCATCACGGACAAAGTGGAAGATCTATATAACGCCATTCTGGCCAAAATTGCCGAAGCCGATGTCTGGGACGAGCTCGATCTCGACTAA
- a CDS encoding MetQ/NlpA family ABC transporter substrate-binding protein encodes MKKWSFALLSLMLIAVLAACGNNKDSDSGADNSAGAPRTVELKVGASPTPHAEILESIKPELEAQGIRLQVVTFNDYVQPNQQLADKKLDANFFQHQPYLDTENKERGFNLVAVTPVHVEPFGGYSKKIKSLDELADGAKVAIPNDPSNGGRALLLLAKEGIITLKDNTNIASTIQDITANPKNLDIIELDAAMMPRQLDEADLVFINANYALEANLNPANDALLIEDLQGNPYANILVSREDNKDADAIQKLAAALHSEEVKTFIKERYKGAVEPATE; translated from the coding sequence ATGAAAAAATGGTCTTTTGCTTTACTTAGTCTTATGTTGATTGCGGTTCTCGCAGCTTGCGGAAACAACAAGGACTCGGATAGCGGCGCAGACAATTCAGCAGGTGCACCACGCACGGTTGAATTGAAAGTTGGAGCTTCACCCACACCACATGCAGAGATTCTGGAAAGCATCAAGCCTGAACTGGAAGCACAAGGTATTCGTTTGCAAGTCGTTACATTTAATGACTATGTTCAACCCAACCAGCAGCTTGCTGACAAAAAATTGGATGCAAACTTCTTCCAGCATCAGCCTTACCTGGATACAGAAAATAAAGAACGTGGATTCAACCTCGTTGCTGTAACACCTGTTCATGTTGAACCTTTTGGCGGCTACTCCAAGAAGATTAAGTCTTTGGATGAATTGGCAGACGGCGCAAAAGTAGCGATTCCGAATGACCCATCGAATGGTGGACGTGCCCTATTGTTGCTCGCGAAGGAAGGCATTATTACGCTGAAAGACAACACAAATATTGCATCTACGATTCAAGATATCACAGCCAATCCGAAGAACCTGGATATCATTGAGCTGGATGCAGCCATGATGCCTCGTCAATTGGATGAAGCGGATCTGGTATTCATCAACGCCAACTATGCACTCGAAGCGAACCTGAATCCGGCGAATGATGCTTTGCTGATCGAAGATCTGCAAGGTAACCCATATGCAAACATCCTCGTTTCCCGTGAGGATAACAAGGATGCAGATGCAATTCAAAAACTGGCTGCTGCTTTGCACTCCGAAGAAGTAAAAACATTCATCAAAGAACGTTATAAAGGTGCAGTTGAACCTGCAACTGAATAA
- a CDS encoding NifU family protein, with protein sequence MSENAQSTMYDEVSDVLDKLRPFLQRDGGDVELVDVEDGIIKLKLVGACGSCPSSTITLKAGIERALLEEVEGVQEVVQVF encoded by the coding sequence ATGAGCGAAAACGCACAAAGCACCATGTATGATGAGGTATCTGATGTGCTTGATAAACTTCGTCCGTTCCTGCAGCGCGATGGCGGTGACGTGGAACTGGTCGACGTGGAGGACGGCATCATTAAGCTGAAACTGGTCGGTGCCTGCGGCAGTTGCCCAAGCTCCACCATTACCTTAAAGGCCGGGATTGAACGTGCCCTTCTCGAAGAAGTAGAGGGTGTACAAGAAGTCGTACAAGTATTCTAA
- a CDS encoding DUF2167 domain-containing protein: MNNKRWISFLTLLMLSLFTVSSALQVSAANETEQTPDEYDWITGPASVSLDGKATLEVPESHSYLDKANTQRSILNSDGKPNGNEIGSLTSNSEFGSWYVVFEYVKTGHIHDDDQNLSAEELLSSYIRGTEEDNRELDPEYRTYITGWEIEPAYDSTKHQLVYSLGFKNADQQSMVNYNVKLLTREGYITAILVTDTANFQQSRQEFEETVLNQLSINAGYTYEEYNASTDKTSTIGLNSLLMGGIGYTASQKFSALLLLKKGWALILVVLLGLIGWIRYKLKSSHAEEETLSPSERTYLQEADEQQYADQNELSYYRQSGHPSNAEKQDKP; the protein is encoded by the coding sequence ATGAATAACAAAAGATGGATATCATTTCTTACACTTTTAATGTTGAGTTTGTTCACAGTCTCTAGTGCCTTACAGGTATCAGCCGCAAATGAGACTGAACAAACACCTGATGAGTATGATTGGATTACTGGACCAGCATCTGTCTCTCTGGACGGTAAGGCCACCCTGGAAGTCCCTGAGAGCCATTCCTATCTGGATAAGGCCAATACCCAACGCTCGATACTTAACAGTGATGGGAAGCCTAACGGGAATGAAATCGGAAGCCTAACCAGCAATAGTGAATTCGGCTCGTGGTATGTTGTGTTTGAGTACGTGAAAACAGGTCATATCCATGATGACGATCAAAATTTGAGTGCCGAAGAACTGTTAAGCAGTTATATCCGAGGCACAGAAGAAGATAACAGAGAACTTGATCCTGAATATAGAACGTACATAACGGGGTGGGAAATCGAACCGGCATATGACAGTACCAAACATCAGTTGGTTTACTCCCTTGGTTTTAAGAATGCTGATCAGCAATCCATGGTCAATTACAATGTAAAACTCCTGACACGCGAAGGGTACATCACAGCCATTCTGGTTACAGATACGGCCAACTTTCAACAGAGCCGCCAGGAATTCGAGGAAACTGTCCTTAATCAACTTAGCATCAATGCAGGATATACCTACGAGGAGTACAATGCTTCGACTGACAAAACATCCACCATAGGACTCAACAGTCTTCTGATGGGCGGGATCGGGTACACGGCTTCCCAGAAATTCAGTGCTCTTCTTTTGCTCAAAAAAGGATGGGCTTTGATCCTGGTTGTCCTTCTTGGACTAATCGGTTGGATCAGATACAAGCTCAAAAGCTCACACGCAGAAGAAGAAACACTCTCTCCCTCCGAGAGGACGTACCTGCAAGAAGCAGATGAGCAGCAGTATGCTGATCAGAATGAATTATCCTACTACCGCCAATCTGGGCATCCATCCAACGCGGAGAAACAAGATAAGCCCTAA